CCACCCCGCCCTACAGAGCCGATGACACCGCCAAATATATTGCCTCCGTCTCCACCACCAACCCCTCCCTCATCTTCCACCACCTCTCCACcgtctctctccctccctccctcacTTCCTCCTCCAACCACGAATCCCTAACCTTGGAAATCCTCCGCCTTAACAACCCCAACGTGCGCCAAGCCCTCCTCTCCATCTCCACCAACTTCTCCGTCCGTGCTTTTGTCCTGGACTTCTTCTGCGCTATCGGGCTCTCTGTCGCTGCCGACCTCAACATCCCCGGCTACTTCTTCTTCACCTCTGGCGCTGCCTGCCTCGCCTCCTTCCTCTACTTCCCCACTCTCCACACCACCACCGACAAGAGCTTCAAAGATCTCAACGCCCTTATCGGCATCCCAGGAGTGACGCCGGTGCCTTCCTCTGATATGGCAAAGCCAATTCTTGATCGCAACGACGTGGCGTATCAATGTTTCCTAGAGAACTCAAGGCAATTCCCCAAATCAGCTGGGATTATCATAAACACGTATGAATCTCTGGAGCCCAGAGCCATCAGAGCAATCTCCGATGGGCTGTGCTTGCCAGAAAATGTTACCACGCCGCCAATCTACTGCATAGGACCGTTAATTATTGCTCACAATAAAAAAGGTGGCGGCGGCGATGATGTGTCTGAGTGTTTGACTTGGCTTGATTCACAACCAAGCGGAAGCGTGGTGTTCCTCTGTTTCGGAAGCTTGGGATTGTTTTCAAAAAAGCAGTTGCAGGAGATAGCCATTGGGTTGGAGAGGAGCGGGCAGAGGTTTCTGTGGGTGGTCCGCAACCCGCCTGCTGAAAACAACACCGGCGTTGCCATCACGGAGCAACCGGACCCGGAGTTGGAGTCTCTGCTTCCGGATGGGTTCTTGGGTAGGACCAAGAACAGGGGGCTGGTGGTGAAGTCGTGGGCCCCACAAGTGGCGGTGTTGAATCACGAGTCAGTAGGCGGGTTCGTGTGTCACTGCGGGTGGAACTCGGTGTTGGAGGCGGTATGTGCTGGGGTGCCGATTGTGGCTTGGCCGCTGTACGCGGAGCAGAGATTTAATAGGATCGTTCTGGTGGAGGAGATCAAGATTGCATTGACGATGGACGAGTCAGAGGACGGGTTTGTGAGTTGTGATGTGGTGGAGAGGCGAGTTAGAGAGTTGATGGACTCGGAGGAAGGCGACTCAGTGAGGAAGCGGACCAAGGCTCTGCAGCGGGAAGCCCATGCTGCACTGAGTGAGGGCGGGTCGTCTCGGGTCGCGTTAACGGAACTGTTTGAAAAATGGAACCAATTGGGCTAGAAAGTTCAGTTCAGATAGATATGAATATGATCCGTTACACCCTCTCTTTAGCCTTATCTCTTGTTGTAAAGCCCTCGTGATTCATGACGGGTGGGGTGGGTGTGTCGCATTCAACATGACTTCCAGCTCCAGGGAGGAATGTAACTCTGCTGCTGATATGCTTGGTTTTATTGGGATCTCCGAGATTCTGAGTCTCCATCTTTGGGACTCTCCCCATGTTGCTGTGAGACAATTAATGTTTAATGATTTGTCTAGGGTTTTTACCCGTAGATCTGTTGTTCAGTGTTTCTGTTGGGCTTTAAGCCTCCTTGttaccagaaaaaaaaaacaaaaaaaaacaggttTTGTTCAATTACACAATTTGTGTTCATGAGATTCTCTATCTCTCGCTACCGTTTTCAAATGGCTCCACCGCACGTGACGTATGCCATGACGTTAAGAAGAATGATAGGGAAGGGATGTCAAATTGTCAATAGCCCATTTGAAGTTGACGACGATGTTCTCGGTCGTTGTACATGACTTCCAGGTCAAAATCCGTGTCacttttttggttgttgaatGAATTACTGACTACTGAGGTATCTTATATCTGCTGTTGAAGGAATTATGTAATCTTGTACAACCGAGTGTTGAATGAATCAAGGAGTTGTTGTACACTCCATTTAGAGGAATTATATACGTGAATAAACACTTAATCAACCAGTAATGCTTGGTATTAGCCATTAATAATGGGCAGCGCAATGCAAGAGTACGTGTGACCGTTGGACATAATACGTATAAGGATAGtctactgaacaattgaatttttattaccAACATACAGTACACATCTATATCCATAATGCTTTTCtgttcaaaatttcaatttggtaaAGAGTACGTGTGACCGTTGGACATAATACGTATAAGGATAGTCTactgaaaaattgaatttttattaccAACATACAGTACACATCTATATCAATATGCTTTTCtgttcaaaatttcaatttggtaaAGATGTTAGACCGACAATCGCATGCAAATGCAATGCACTCTCTTGACATTATTTTTCGCATAGGCTTTATCTAAGAAGCTCAAGGGCTGGGCCTCTGGTAGTTGGCACCTGATGGGTTTCTATATTGGGCTTTTGGATTTGGGTAATGAAATTTCTGTTGGGCTTATAAAAATAAGTAGCTTCATTCATTTTTGAAGCTGGTCAATCACCCAGAATTGTTTGGACCACAAAGCAACTTCACGGGCTACCAATCCACTTTTCATTCAtaccaagaagaaaaatataaacctgctatttgttcattttgggAAACGTGGCCATCATCTCGAAAGAAACTATCATGCCAATTGGGATAATACTTTTTACTATTTTCAATCAATAATGTAATAATATgcatgataatttttttacgtGTTATTGTGTTATTAACTAGATCTAATAAAACAGTATCATCCCTGTtacaaataagtttatttgcaTCCAATGGGCAAGGCAACGGCCGTTATATGACATTGAGAATATCCGtttcaacaaaaaacgacAAGTTGTATTCAGTATCTAATAAAAGTGCGACGTGTTAGTTTTATGTATGGAATTGTAAATTTGATGCAAGGTTGACAAGAATGAGCCGAGTTGAGGGTCACGGGTAACAACAAATTATTATGAAAAATTATGGAAGAGCAACCCGTGATTGAGGATATGGCACTGATTAAAGAGTGTGGGAGCAACCAAACAAACTCTCCTTTGTCATGCATTTCAACTTTTTCAACTTCACCACCCGAcaaaaccctctctctctctctctatctctctctctctttctcaatatCAGAACAGAATATATGTTTAACGCTGAGACGACCTTGGATTCTTCCCTCTCACGGTCTCACTGCACTGCGTCTGCGTGTATCATTTTGCTCTCAAGGAAAGGGACCCGTGACTCAAATTGTGGGGTCTGATTACATTATTGCACTGATTTCTATCCACACAACACAAACACACCTGCGTCCCAACCCCACCAATCAGCATGTACCAGTTCGTCATCTCACTCTCAAGTTCTCAACTCAATTAATAGTACGTACGCCTCCCAATCCATCAAATTCCATTTCAACTTTTTGCATGTGATGTGTTTGATTTAGAGCTCAATCTTCAATTCACACAATAATACTTACTCACAGACTGAGACAGGGacagctatatatatatatattatctgcATCAAGTGAATTAACAAGACTAGAGGACCACAACTTCGCTTTGGATTTGGAGGCGCATGCAAAACATGAAGAAACGAGTTTTAACTttcaaaatatacaaattcaGATCAGaggatatataatatatatgtacacaTTACAACAACAAAGAATCAAATCAAGTGTTCGTCGCATTGAACATCCTTACATATTTCATTTCGTATTTATTCAAATCAAACATGTACATGAATCTACTTGTTTGATCTTGAGACCCTTCTGATCAAAACCATCAAACAAAGCACACGATACAACACAAAGAACCCAATCAAGATGTAGATGTTGCTCCACCTCTGCCTCTCATGCAGCCCTCTCTTCTGCAACACATCGCCTCCCGTCACCATGCACTCTCTGTTATTACCATTATTCTCTTCGTACCATATCAAACACCTTGACACAAGGCAGCCATACTCATTGATTAAGAGGGCGTCGAGGGCATACTTGTACATGGAAAAGAAGTGCATGAAGAGCCAGTACTTGGGCATGTTGTCTTTCGAGATGAAGTAGccagagaagagaaaaaaccCACCTAAAAGTATCGTCACCAGTGAAGTCCCGGCAATGTAGTTGGGTGCCAGAGAACTCAAGAACAGCACGAACGAGTTCGCCATTAGAACTATGACCCATATGACCAGAACAAAATAAGCAAACGCTTGCCAAGACGCACAAAGACCCACCAAGAAATAGACCGAGACAGAGTAGATGATCGCGATTGCGAGCAAGTAAGGCAGGAAAACCAGAGTGTTTGCGATTAGATAGGAGGAAAGCCTGTAAATCCCACCAGACGTTTCTCTTAGGAGGATCGGCCTTTCGTTGATGAAGATTGGGAGGGTTTCGGTTGTGGAGGAAAGCAGGAAAGTGAGCGTGAAAGCGAAGAGACCAAACCTCTTCTCGATGCCCTGCTTGTCGAACCCAATGTTGATGTAAATGGTTCCTAAAACCAGACCCACAAGAAGAGCCTCCAAGGTGTTTGTTAAAAGAAGCTGTCTTGTTCTGTAAATGATTTTCCAAAACCGGTTGTAAAGAGCCAAAACCTCTTGGATTCGAGAGCTTTTGTATCTCATGACTTGTCTGGTTTCCTGATTAACTTGATCAGAATTATGAGGATTAGCTGTAGAACTAGGAATATCAGGAGGTGATGATGGTGCAGATGTAATGGGTTTTAAGGCAGGGAGGCGGTTGAGAATTTCCATGGTGTATTCTAAGGCATTGAGTTGTGGAGGGACTGTGAAGCCGTTGGAGAGCAAAAAACCTTCAAGAGAAGAGAGTGTTCCATGGTGCACAACTGTCCCTTTGGACAGCAAGAGGATTTTATCAATGGCTGAGAGGATTTTGTTGCTGGGTTGGTGAATAGACAAAACCACAGTGCGGTGACGCGAGGTGCAAATGGATTTGAGGGTCTGGATTACGTTGAAAGCAGAGGTGCTGTCAAGACCCGAGGTGGGTTCGTCAAGAAGTAGCACGGCAGGGTCATGGAGAAGGCTCAGGCCTATTGAAACACGTCTACGTTCACCGCCAGACAGGCCATGGCCAAGGCGTGTGTTGGCCAAATGCGTAAGCCTGAGCTCATTGAGCAGAGAGGCGACAACGTCTGCAATGTTTGTTGCGCTGGAATTGGGAACCAGGAGGCTTGCGGCGAAAGCAAAGGTTTCGAAGACGGTGAGGAGCGGAAGGCATGCATCGTGCTGAGGGACGTAGGCAGAGAGTTTGCGGAATGAGGAAGGGTTGATAGGGGAAGAATTGAGGAGGAGAGCGCCGCCTGTGGGCGACGTTCGAGAGGCTAGGATGTCAAGAAGAGTGGACTTTCCCGCGCCGCTGGGGCCAACAATGGCGAGGATTTCGGAGGGGTAGGCGGTGAGGGAGATGTCTTTGAGGATGTAAGTGGGTGTGGGGGCGGTGCATGGCTTGAAGAGGAAGTGAAATGGGGAGAATGTGGTGGTGGCTGTGGTTGATTTGGTGTAGGAGATGGAAAAGGCTGTTAATTCGTAGGTTTTGGAGGGTGGTAGGGGTGCTGGTGCGTCTGCTTCCATGGAGTTTTAggtgggggagagagagagagagagagagagagagagagagagagagagagagaagttggAGAGTTGAAGTGgtgaagagggagagatgcATGTAGTGGAGATATGATATTGGTTTCCTTCCCTATGAGTTTGGTTCATAAAGCTGGCGGAGGACTATAAGTTAAAAAGGTGTGAATAAATTAAGTAATTTTGGGGATTGAAAACATTTATTAGAGCTTATTATCTAACACAAACCAAGACAAAACCTTATTATGCAAGAATCATCTAAGGGACCTATTTGGCTTTAtagtatttttttcttcttaatataTACAAGCTCCTCAACTTGTCATTTTATTAATACAATTGTTTTTTAGCCACTCTGTGACTTGACTGTGGCTTATATACATCAATGGCTACTGTTAGTTCGCCGTGGTTAGGCAAATTGTGGCCTTAGCCCCTTTTTCTAGTAGTTGTGATTGTAATTGAAATCTTATTCTCATCACTATTGATCTCCAGCTCTACGAACAATTCAATGGACGATTTATCTATACTccaaaagtttttttaaaaaaaaagaaaaaaagaaaaagaaaaggtaaattaaaaaatttgtcaaAGATGATGATCATTGTTTCAGACCTAGTACCTTCAGGGTTGACGGAGTAAGATCACACCTTGATGTACTTGAAATCAGTAGCATACAATTTTCCAGCTCAATAGACAGTAAGAAACaatgggaaaaagaaaagggaaactgCAAGTAGCTAGAAGAAATTGGGTGGGGGCATATGCAGTTGTGAAAGTAGAGTTGGTAAATTGGGCAATGTGTGTGTTGgttgaacaaaaacaaaagcaaaagcaaaagcaaaagcaaaagcaattataatttaaaattgggGGAAATTAATGAAGTTAAAAGATATTGAAAAGGGATTCTCTTGTTGTAATTCACGAGTCTGCTACTGTGCTCTTCTGTCTGTCATATGCTTTTGTCTTAGAACCCTTCACTTCACGACATGCTTTGCATTCGTCCGTGACCAAATCCCTTCCTACACTACACACGATGATGCATTTGCAgatttacttattattttttgcttcATGCATAAggcttcattttatttttttttgttttttcgtcAACGAGGCTTCATATTTGATATAAACACCATAGGCCATACATGACGATAACCAGGACAATCTGCGTTGCTGCCTGCATCATGCATGTCACCAActtcaaatgttttttttttttttctttttcagtttttctgttttcaagTACTGACTAacatttatttgaaattaataatCCGCATTAAATATCTTTTTTAGATTATTCCGAGTTTATGTGTTTAGAACTGGTGCATTTAGACCTTCCTTCCTAATACAAATTTGTATTAATGATTTAATATTTCTCAAAAGTCTGTCAATGTCAATTAAGTAGCGTAACTAATACTAAATTACTAATCAGAGTCGGCCAGAAAGCGAAAGCACATGAGCAAAAGGCATCAGAATATGTACGAGAGAAACCCATGCAGATGCAAGCCCGTTTGCAAATGAGCTTTTACATCAGGAAGCCTCAAATTAGGTTAGCATAAGGCTATTATGGTAAATATGGTCTGATGGCCCGTACGTCTttcttactttttattttgtttgggtttAGTGTTAAAACTTCATGACAGACGAATGATCATAAATTTGCAAGCAAGCACAGCACTAGTATACTTGTGGGGGGGTCAACTTTCAGTTCAGTTCAGATCATCACTTTGAAAACCCGCAAGACGCACGTCCTtagaataattatatttatcaTAATCAAAACATTTATTTACGCGTCTTGGATCTGAAGAAACAAAGACCCAATGGTGTATTCATGATACTTGATTAATCTCATGAAGCTTAGCCCCTAAGACCAGCCACCCAAAGGCCAAATTAGATCATCACACATACATACAGATACAGTGagataacaattaaaaatgaCTGAAAATAACTACTAGGCTTTTAGTCTTTTTACACTCAAAAGTCATTCTCCATATAAGTGCTTTTTGGCTTATTCAtaatcactcccaaacgagcccttaaatattttaattagctAGCGTGTACTCAACTACATTATATAAGTTTTTCATGAATTAAATATTATCCAGTTGATGATTTTGATGGATAATTTTGGTACAGAAGACAACTCAGTTGAtcctagaacattaatttacaTGAAATTGAGAATACGCTTGTCTTCCCCAACAAACTGCGAAAATTTCAAACTTGAGCTACTCAATTTCGTATCCTCGTATTTGTTTGCCCTACATCATGGCTTCTGCATGAAATATTCTATGTGACATATTTGTGATGGAAATTTCAAACCAATTTCTTTCATCTCTCCCTCACAACTTCACAAGTCACACCCACCACCCTCAGCTCAGCTGATCCTTACTCAATTCTGAGTCAACTCATCCGATTCTTATCAACTTACTTACTATGTAAATGTTACCAGTTTAAAACATTAGATCCTAACGGCTAAACATCTTTATAAAAGATGAAACACATTAAAGGCAACTAGCATGTATATGTAGGGCCAGCACCCAAAACTATAGTCAAATTCTTATAAATAACACTTTCCTTCTAGCTAGCACTACCCACCCACCCACAcatattcaaacaaaaagaaacgcTTCTTGTTTCCTATTATTCTAAATCCGACCCAGAAAAGGAAATCAAAGCCTTGGCGATCATCAAGAACCATGACAAGGGGCAACGAAGATTCGCGGAGGAAGAGAAACAGATGCTTCCTCTACATCGCTGCCGGGATCATATTACAAACCATAATCATAGTTCTGTTTGTGGTTTTCGTCATGCGTATCAAAACTCCCAAAGTCCGTTTAGACTCGGTTGCTGTCGACTCACTCACCGCCAACTCTAGCCCGTCCTCTCCTTCCTTTAAGGTTCAAATCAATGCTTTGGTTACCGTCAAGAACAAAAACTTTGGGCACTACAAGTTCGAGGGCAGCAAGGTCACTTTCTCGTACAAAGGCACTGCGGTCGGGGAGGGCACTATTGCCAAGGCTAAAGCCAAAGCTAAAAGGACAAAGAAGATTAACGTGACGGTGTCGTTGAACTCGAACAAGGTTTCAAGCCACTCTCAGTTGAGTAGCGATCTGAGTTCTGGGAATTTGACTTTGACTGCCTACGCCAAGCTGGATGGGAAGGTGCATCTCTTCAAGGtcatcaagaagaagaagtcggCTAACTTGAACTGCACCGTACATGTTGATACTAAGGCCAAAGTTGTCCACGTTTTGACTTGCAAGTGAATCAATATAGtccttcttcttgttgttttttgttttgttttgtgtaattttaatttcatttttatggaTTTAAACTTTGAGGTTTATTGGTTGTTGTTGAATATAATATTTCATGGAGGGGCAGCTAGCATATGTTAAGGCTTTATtgtattgaaatgaaaatctaTCAAAGCCACATTACCATGTAACGTTAACATCAAATGGCCCACCGGCAGAGATGTGTGTATGAATATTGTCGCACTCGCACAGAAAAGGTTATTCCTCAGCCTAAAGCTTACGCTACAGGAACAGGAGCaaaattcatttcatttttacaATCATAGCCAGCCTTAAGAGACGTCTACATTCAATCAAATGCATACATATATCACAAGATAAAAGAGAGGATTTTCTTCTAAAATTTAAATGTCTCTTGGTGAAGTAATACTGTTTCTGGGTTCCATAGATACATCTGAATTTTGGAGAGGTCAGCAGCCCTACTATTATCTCTTTAGTTTTGTATGGGCCTAACCCATAATTTTGGAGTGAAAGCAATTAAGTCAAGCTTTCTGATGATGCGTAACACATTCTATGTGACGGATTTAAGAAATACTTTTTCTGTAAGGCATTCAAATACATTAAGgcttttattatttgttgttgGTTTGAAATATGATgagcccttttcttttcccgGGTCACCAAAATATGATGAAAAAAGTTAATGATATGTTATGTCAAACTAGCTGGCCACCATGTAGGCATGTATACCTTTGCTTGCTCATCACCTCAAGCATCTTCATGATAAACCCCCTCCTGCTTCACCCCAAAACTCCGACTTTAAAATCTGAGCCCAATATCCAAATGGACTGGAAACCGATTGTCTCGGCCCAAAACTTTCAccaacccataaaattaaaatgctcTACCGCACTCTCATAAACTCGGAACAAATGGGAAGTTGACGTAATTTCACCTCAAGTTGGGGTTATGACTTGTTCATACCGTCCCTACAGAGATGAAGAATTTGTCGTTGAACTTGTACGGATACAGAAGACCAAAACACGAGTTTCaaccctctcttttttttcttttttttttaatttaaaaaaaaaaattaagtaagGGAGGCAAAGCCCCAAGAAACAGACTACACAAATTGATATAAACAGGCTAATATTCTAGAATGAACAATTCCAAGCAGAACAACCCTCATTTTTTAAACGCGTCGCGAATGAAGCCTTTTCAATTGAAGGAGGCTTAGGCTATCTTAGCCGCCTTTGGGATAATAatattccttcttttttttaatagctaAGCTTCCTTTCATGGATGAGTTTAACCAACTCTTCTCTTATAAAACGCGTAAATTTCCTACTTTTGACCTTTGCGGGTGTCAAACTCTCTATCAACGCGcctaaatataataatacttGGAACAGCTATGGTGacaattaataataaacaaaaattatacagttaaaaaaaataaatttatatccTCGTGTAATTTGATTAGGCCGTGACCGGCATCCTCGTGATCTATAGAAGGTTCTGCAACTATTAGGACAAGTACAATTTTGGTTGAAAAGTATTTACGGTGCACGTCGCCATAAAAATATGCCTGAAAAGTCAAAGTTCGAAGCCGGCTTCCGTGTTTGGGAcaagaaaaatacaagaaacaaGACCTTGCTGAAAACTTTGTCAAAATAAGTGAACTCtcaatcctcctcctcctaacCACTTCGAAATATCTACTATTCTGATCTTAGCATATATCTATAAATACTTGCTCAAACCgcaaacccaccaaaagaaaaagaaaaaacttcgtGCAGCTAGAAGttgaaagaaattaaaatggcAGCTGAGAACGAAGCAACATCACCCTACCCTTTGGTCCCGGCAAACGGCTACATCCGGAGCGATCATGAATCTGCAGTGACAGCAGACCCCGCAGAGCTCAAAAGAAAGAGGCGCATGAGGTGCCTATTACGTTACTGTCTTTGCCGTGTTCCAAGTCATAGTCATAACAGTCTTTGCACTCACTGTTATGAAAATCAAAAGTCCAAAATTCCGAGTTCGATCGGCCTCCTTCAGTGACTTTGAGGTTGGCAACGGCACCAGCCCTTCATTTAACTTGGACATGGACGTTAAGTTTGGGGTGAAGAACACCAACTTTGGACACTTCAACTACGAAGATGGCATCGTCGAATTTGAGTACAGAGGCACCAGAATTGGGCAGGTGAATGTGTACGAGGCCAGAGCCAGAGCTCGATCGACCAGAAAGGTGGCGGACTCACTGGAGCTCACTTCAAATGGCTTGTCTGCCAACTCTCAGTCTCAGTTGGCAAGTGATATTAGCTCTGGGATAATTCCAATTACCTCCGCGTCCAAATTGGATGGGAAAATACATCTGATGAAGGtgatcaagaagaagaagtttgcTCACATGAATTGCACCATGGAAATTGTTCTTGCAACGCAGTCGGTCCAAAATATTGTCTGCAAGTGATCATAATATTAATCTgtgtataatattttattttttattttttaaatgcctATTCttgttattatatttattttgtgagCTACGGACATATTGTATGTGGATGTGGTCTCTAATAATTAATGTGCCTGTGCAAAATTCTGTTGAATATTGAATAATGTTTGGGGTGTAATAATCTTGGGGTCCATTAAGGGTTTAGGCTGTCATGGTATAAACCACGTACACGAACACGAACACGAACACCATTAAAGGATGACTGCAGGTGAGATCTCTAACATTAGATGTCAAGGTTTGGGAACCTACAATTGTGTACTTATTTCGCAACTTGGGTAATGCTTATACTTGAGAATGAAAGGtaagaatttatttatattctgaaagaagaaaaagttattGTTGATTTCCACATTGAAGTTTACGTGTGGAAGCTTAAAAGAAATGTAATCGAAGATGTTCTTTTATGGGTTTCAGTTTCTATTAATTCCACACCAGAAACTTGAATGCTAAGTGTAAGATGTTGAAACCCTAATTATGAAGAATGTCTACATGCATGATCTTTCAAGTACTTTTAGTctacaattaaaaataatgattCATTAAAGACAGATTATTTAATCCCGTCCTAACTGTCGGATTTATCCAAGTAATGTGCTTTGTGGTATTAGAAGTCATGTGTATTGCTGTGGAATTCATGCCGGATGTAAATCTTTTGCAGAGCGGATGGCTCAAAGCTCACCAGGGCTTCAATTACAGAACAAGGTCCcgacgagtatagccgcacggctatacttgtCAGTTCAAAGCGTCTGGCTGCGCGGCTGTGTATaatcttttatcttttatttttttaaatgcctATTCTTgttatcatatttattttgtgagCTACAGACATCTTGTTTCTACatagagtaatgctacacttaacacatttttatcccacatttATATAtcacatgatgtggcatgtccatatcatatgccacatcaattaaatcaatgaagtatattttaattaagaaaattagaaaaacaaataatggaataaatcataaaagaaaagaaaatgttaaataattttaattgatgtggttgtcCACCTTAGTTGCCACATAAAATGATATGAAAATATGatatacaaatattataagaGTAGCGTTATTCTTCTACTACATATTGTATGTGGTCTCTAATTAATGTGCCTGTGTAAAATTCTTGTAATTAGTGGTTTTTTACATGTTGAATAATATTGAATTGGATATAATGTTTGGGCATGGACTGAAGTAGGCCCATAACTCAGACCAAAAAGAAGCCTGTCCATCACACCTCTCCATTGGAGTCTACTAATCTTGGGGTCCATTAAGGGTTTGGGCTGTCATGGTATAACCCACGTACACGAACACGAACACGAATACGAATACAAGTACATATATGCTATTGATACGCTGGGGAGTTTAACATATTGTATAAACATTTCGGAAAGCTTGGCGGATGATTGGGACAGATCCAATGAACTGGAGAGGTGCAAAGAAAATCTAATTCCAATCTTAATGTTTCCTAAGAATGTTGTTTTGCCCCAAAAAGAAAGCTATAATTGGAAAATGAGCTCACATGATAGAAGACACGATGCATATGACATAACGAAAACGCAATATTTGTGACCACCAGACACAATATCAGTGGAGGAAACAGAGCAGATCTATGGACCTCGgatgaaaatatgatgtcgGGTGTTTGTTTGCGTAGTGTTACTTGGTGCATTGCATTCATCTACTAATAATTAAATCACATTTCTTGAGTGTAACAATTAAACGAAATCCTGTCGTTTTACTGCTCCAATCCAACTGGTGCAAATGCAATGAACAGTAACCTTTGCCTCGACTTTCAACCCTTTTCTGTTCTGGTTTTGGAGTAActtgttgaagaaaaataaaatgcccACCCAAATAATTAATCATAAACATCATTCATTCCGA
Above is a window of Prunus persica cultivar Lovell chromosome G2, Prunus_persica_NCBIv2, whole genome shotgun sequence DNA encoding:
- the LOC18784566 gene encoding ABC transporter G family member 4, whose translation is MEADAPAPLPPSKTYELTAFSISYTKSTTATTTFSPFHFLFKPCTAPTPTYILKDISLTAYPSEILAIVGPSGAGKSTLLDILASRTSPTGGALLLNSSPINPSSFRKLSAYVPQHDACLPLLTVFETFAFAASLLVPNSSATNIADVVASLLNELRLTHLANTRLGHGLSGGERRRVSIGLSLLHDPAVLLLDEPTSGLDSTSAFNVIQTLKSICTSRHRTVVLSIHQPSNKILSAIDKILLLSKGTVVHHGTLSSLEGFLLSNGFTVPPQLNALEYTMEILNRLPALKPITSAPSSPPDIPSSTANPHNSDQVNQETRQVMRYKSSRIQEVLALYNRFWKIIYRTRQLLLTNTLEALLVGLVLGTIYINIGFDKQGIEKRFGLFAFTLTFLLSSTTETLPIFINERPILLRETSGGIYRLSSYLIANTLVFLPYLLAIAIIYSVSVYFLVGLCASWQAFAYFVLVIWVIVLMANSFVLFLSSLAPNYIAGTSLVTILLGGFFLFSGYFISKDNMPKYWLFMHFFSMYKYALDALLINEYGCLVSRCLIWYEENNGNNRECMVTGGDVLQKRGLHERQRWSNIYILIGFFVLYRVLCLMVLIRRVSRSNK
- the LOC18787641 gene encoding late embryogenesis abundant protein At1g64065, translating into MTRGNEDSRRKRNRCFLYIAAGIILQTIIIVLFVVFVMRIKTPKVRLDSVAVDSLTANSSPSSPSFKVQINALVTVKNKNFGHYKFEGSKVTFSYKGTAVGEGTIAKAKAKAKRTKKINVTVSLNSNKVSSHSQLSSDLSSGNLTLTAYAKLDGKVHLFKVIKKKKSANLNCTVHVDTKAKVVHVLTCK
- the LOC18785090 gene encoding UDP-glycosyltransferase 88A1, which produces MEAAIVLYPSPPIGHLVAMVELGQLILTRHPSLSIHILITTPPYRADDTAKYIASVSTTNPSLIFHHLSTVSLPPSLTSSSNHESLTLEILRLNNPNVRQALLSISTNFSVRAFVLDFFCAIGLSVAADLNIPGYFFFTSGAACLASFLYFPTLHTTTDKSFKDLNALIGIPGVTPVPSSDMAKPILDRNDVAYQCFLENSRQFPKSAGIIINTYESLEPRAIRAISDGLCLPENVTTPPIYCIGPLIIAHNKKGGGGDDVSECLTWLDSQPSGSVVFLCFGSLGLFSKKQLQEIAIGLERSGQRFLWVVRNPPAENNTGVAITEQPDPELESLLPDGFLGRTKNRGLVVKSWAPQVAVLNHESVGGFVCHCGWNSVLEAVCAGVPIVAWPLYAEQRFNRIVLVEEIKIALTMDESEDGFVSCDVVERRVRELMDSEEGDSVRKRTKALQREAHAALSEGGSSRVALTELFEKWNQLG